In Paenibacillus larvae subsp. larvae, the following proteins share a genomic window:
- the fliP gene encoding flagellar type III secretion system pore protein FliP (The bacterial flagellar biogenesis protein FliP forms a type III secretion system (T3SS)-type pore required for flagellar assembly.) produces MSKKKWLFAGVTGLLIAISIPDLTANAAPAAPIPGIDIKVGGDSVNGASSTVTILLLLTVLSLAPAFLILMTSFTRIVIVLGFVRTSLGTQQMPPNQVLVGLALFLTLFIMAPTLGDINQVAVQPYIKGELNQTQALEKAAEPIKKFMWSHTRPKDLQLFLDYSNAEKPNGPEDTPIAALVPAFAISELKTAFQMGFMIFIPFLVIDMIISSTLMAMGMMMLPPVMISLPFKILLFVLVDGWYLVVKSLLVSYHT; encoded by the coding sequence ATGAGTAAAAAGAAATGGTTGTTTGCTGGTGTAACGGGCTTGCTGATCGCGATATCCATTCCGGATTTAACCGCTAATGCGGCTCCGGCAGCCCCTATTCCCGGCATTGACATTAAAGTGGGTGGTGACAGTGTGAATGGTGCGTCCAGCACCGTTACCATATTGCTTCTGCTTACCGTATTAAGTCTGGCGCCTGCATTTTTGATTTTAATGACCAGTTTTACCCGGATTGTGATCGTTCTCGGTTTTGTCCGGACTTCCCTGGGAACTCAGCAGATGCCTCCTAACCAAGTGCTGGTGGGACTTGCTCTTTTTCTCACCCTGTTTATCATGGCTCCTACACTTGGAGATATTAACCAGGTTGCAGTCCAGCCGTACATTAAGGGGGAGCTAAACCAGACCCAGGCCCTGGAAAAAGCCGCAGAACCGATTAAAAAGTTTATGTGGAGTCATACGAGGCCGAAAGACCTTCAGTTATTCCTTGACTATTCAAACGCGGAAAAACCGAACGGGCCAGAAGATACACCCATAGCCGCACTAGTTCCGGCATTCGCAATCAGCGAACTGAAAACGGCCTTTCAGATGGGCTTTATGATTTTCATACCGTTTCTTGTTATCGATATGATTATTTCCAGTACGTTGATGGCGATGGGAATGATGATGTTGCCTCCGGTCATGATATCCTTACCGTTTAAAATTTTGCTTTTTGTACTGGTTGACGGCTGGTATCTGGTCGTAAAGTCGCTGCTGGTCAGCTATCACACATGA
- the fliQ gene encoding flagellar biosynthesis protein FliQ, with protein sequence MSSEFIIKLAGDAVYTVLKASGPMLIIALVVGLLVSIFQATTQIQEQTLAFVPKIIAVLLSVIIFGPWILNTLVDYTFNLLNNLHRFIG encoded by the coding sequence ATGAGTTCGGAATTTATTATTAAGCTGGCTGGTGATGCTGTGTATACCGTTCTAAAAGCGAGCGGACCAATGCTTATCATAGCCCTGGTAGTGGGACTACTGGTCAGTATATTCCAAGCAACAACACAGATACAGGAGCAGACGCTCGCTTTTGTCCCAAAGATTATTGCAGTACTGCTTTCGGTTATCATATTCGGCCCCTGGATCCTGAACACGCTGGTTGATTATACATTTAATTTGTTAAACAACCTGCACCGATTCATCGGATAG
- the fliR gene encoding flagellar biosynthetic protein FliR, translated as MEWLQLLPNAMLVFCRITAFFVVVPTFSSRNVPSQFKIGLSLVITLIVFTALGMNNPVTMDGTYLLAIFREILVGITLGFVAYLFFTAVQIAGSFIDIQMGFGIANVIDPMTGASAPILGNFKYMIATLLFLSFNGHHLLLQAIMNSYDWVPMTNEVFARVFEGQVSEWIVRSFTTMFGLAFQLAAPIAAALFLTDLGLGLLTRVAPQFNIFVVGAPFKMLLGFVLLLMLLPELGSMFEKVFTTMFAWMKNGLQLFSGS; from the coding sequence ATGGAATGGTTACAGCTTTTGCCTAATGCTATGCTCGTTTTCTGTCGAATTACGGCGTTCTTTGTCGTAGTTCCCACATTTTCTTCCCGGAATGTACCTTCTCAATTCAAGATAGGACTATCCCTCGTTATTACCCTGATTGTGTTTACGGCATTAGGGATGAATAACCCGGTAACGATGGACGGGACTTATCTGCTGGCCATTTTTCGGGAAATTTTAGTGGGAATCACCCTTGGATTTGTCGCTTACTTATTTTTTACAGCCGTTCAGATTGCAGGTTCCTTTATTGATATTCAAATGGGGTTTGGTATTGCCAATGTTATTGATCCCATGACAGGAGCATCAGCCCCGATTCTGGGGAACTTCAAATACATGATCGCCACCTTGCTTTTTTTATCGTTTAATGGCCATCATTTGCTTCTTCAAGCGATTATGAACAGCTATGACTGGGTGCCAATGACGAATGAGGTTTTTGCCCGCGTCTTTGAAGGGCAGGTCTCAGAATGGATAGTACGGTCTTTTACTACGATGTTTGGATTGGCTTTCCAACTGGCAGCTCCAATTGCGGCCGCTCTTTTCCTCACGGATCTGGGGCTGGGTCTCTTAACCAGGGTAGCGCCGCAGTTTAACATTTTTGTTGTGGGGGCTCCTTTTAAAATGCTGCTCGGTTTTGTTCTTCTGCTGATGCTGCTGCCTGAGCTGGGATCGATGTTTGAGAAAGTATTCACGACTATGTTTGCCTGGATGAAAAACGGATTGCAGCTGTTCTCCGGATCGTGA
- the flhB gene encoding flagellar biosynthesis protein FlhB produces the protein MSRYRLQVDLQLFSGEKTEKATPKKREEAKKKGQVAKSMEIPASLILFFTFLGLLLFSGFMKDRLLGLVTYTLEHDLVMNVTLNNVQMMFLHLIGEAFLLLAPIFIISVVIAFFANYAQIGFLFTGEPLKMKFNKINPIEGAKRIFSLRAIIDFLKSTIKMIVIAAIVWMTIWGEKDKLISLGHVPLQDMLPYIGSLTVQLGLKIGGVLIAIAALDYMYQKFEYEKSLRMSKQEIKDEFKKSEGDPLIKGKIRERQRRMAMQRMMQEVPKADVIITNPTHFAVALRYDAAEMEAPAVIAKGTDLIALKIKEVAKENGVTIMENKPLARALYAQVEIGQAIPADLFQAVAEVLAYVYKAKGRKM, from the coding sequence GTGTCCAGATATAGGCTGCAGGTGGATTTACAATTGTTTTCAGGGGAAAAGACGGAAAAGGCGACCCCCAAAAAGCGTGAGGAAGCTAAGAAAAAAGGTCAGGTTGCCAAAAGTATGGAAATTCCGGCTTCCCTGATATTATTTTTCACCTTTCTGGGACTTTTGTTGTTCAGCGGTTTTATGAAGGACAGGCTGCTTGGTCTTGTTACATACACCCTGGAACATGATTTAGTTATGAACGTGACGCTCAATAACGTTCAAATGATGTTTTTGCACTTGATCGGCGAAGCTTTTTTGCTTCTTGCACCTATTTTTATTATTTCTGTAGTGATCGCTTTTTTTGCCAACTATGCACAAATCGGTTTCTTGTTTACAGGGGAACCGCTAAAGATGAAATTCAATAAAATCAATCCGATCGAAGGGGCCAAGCGCATTTTCTCCCTGCGTGCTATCATCGACTTTTTGAAGTCAACCATTAAGATGATCGTGATTGCGGCCATTGTTTGGATGACGATCTGGGGAGAAAAAGATAAGCTCATTTCACTAGGCCATGTACCGTTACAGGATATGCTGCCCTACATTGGTTCGCTAACAGTTCAACTAGGACTAAAAATTGGGGGAGTGCTTATTGCTATAGCGGCTTTGGACTATATGTATCAAAAATTTGAATATGAAAAAAGCCTGCGAATGTCCAAACAAGAGATTAAGGACGAATTCAAAAAATCGGAAGGGGACCCGTTAATAAAAGGAAAAATCAGGGAAAGACAGCGCCGGATGGCCATGCAGCGGATGATGCAGGAAGTGCCGAAAGCGGATGTGATCATCACAAACCCGACTCACTTTGCTGTTGCTCTCCGCTATGATGCTGCAGAAATGGAGGCGCCGGCTGTCATTGCCAAAGGAACAGATTTGATTGCCCTCAAGATTAAAGAGGTCGCGAAGGAAAATGGAGTTACCATCATGGAAAACAAACCACTTGCCCGCGCGCTCTACGCGCAAGTAGAGATTGGCCAGGCCATTCCGGCAGACTTGTTCCAGGCTGTTGCGGAAGTACTGGCTTACGTTTACAAAGCAAAAGGCAGGAAGATGTAA
- the flhA gene encoding flagellar biosynthesis protein FlhA: MKPKELTVLIGVIAIVIMMVVPIPPALLDVLLILNITIALTIILIGMNTQEALQFSIFPSLLLITTLFRLALNISTTRNILAHAEAGNVVATFGKFVAAGNIVVGFIVFIILVLVQFIVITKGSERVAEVAARFTLDAMPGKQMSIDADLNAGLINEQEARTRRQKIEKEADFYGAMDGATKFVKGDAIAGIIILLINIIGGLIIGMTMKGMSLAEAAETYSILTIGDGLVSQIPALLISTAAGIIVTRATSEGNLGSDITDQITSYPKLLYIVAGTLAFLGIFTPIHWYTTIPIALLLAAGAWKMEKNLQQKQEQEEQMEEEQQIEEVRSPESVISLLQVDPIEFEFGYGLIPLADTSQGGDLLDRIILIRRQCALELGIVVPVIRIRDNIQLKPNEYIIKIKGNIIAKGELLLNHYLAMSPGVDDETVSGIETTEPAFGLPALWIDEPTKERAELSGYTVVDPPSVVATHLTEVIKKHAHELIGRQETKTLIENVKETYPALVDDLIPNVLTIGDVQKVLANLLKEKVSVRDLVTILESLADYGAYTKDPDILTEYVRQALSRQITQQYASQEDALRVITVGPAMEKKIAESVQQTEQGSYLALDPSSSQIIFHKLNEQISKMVHSGHQPIILTSPTIRMYVKQLLERTMQEIPVLSYSELEPNVEIQSVGVVNL; this comes from the coding sequence ATGAAACCAAAAGAACTTACTGTGCTGATCGGCGTCATTGCCATTGTCATAATGATGGTCGTACCGATTCCGCCCGCTCTTCTTGACGTTCTGCTGATTCTTAATATCACGATCGCACTCACGATTATTCTGATCGGCATGAATACTCAAGAGGCGCTGCAGTTTTCAATCTTCCCTTCCCTGCTCCTGATTACTACATTGTTCCGGCTTGCACTAAATATTTCCACCACAAGAAATATTCTGGCTCATGCAGAAGCGGGGAATGTGGTGGCCACGTTCGGAAAATTCGTAGCGGCCGGCAACATTGTAGTTGGTTTTATCGTGTTTATAATATTGGTCCTTGTGCAATTTATCGTAATCACTAAAGGGTCTGAACGTGTTGCCGAAGTGGCTGCGAGGTTCACTCTCGATGCGATGCCTGGGAAGCAGATGAGTATTGATGCGGATCTGAATGCGGGATTAATCAACGAACAAGAAGCCAGAACCCGGCGCCAGAAGATTGAAAAAGAGGCGGATTTCTACGGAGCCATGGATGGTGCAACCAAATTCGTAAAAGGCGATGCCATTGCGGGTATCATCATTCTGCTCATCAACATTATCGGCGGTTTGATTATCGGTATGACCATGAAGGGGATGTCACTTGCAGAGGCAGCCGAGACCTATTCCATCCTGACAATCGGGGATGGTCTCGTGAGTCAGATTCCGGCCCTGCTGATCTCAACAGCTGCGGGCATTATCGTTACACGGGCTACATCAGAGGGAAATCTGGGAAGTGATATCACGGATCAGATCACGTCCTATCCCAAGCTTTTATATATCGTTGCCGGAACATTAGCTTTTCTTGGTATTTTTACACCGATACATTGGTATACGACAATTCCAATTGCTCTGCTGCTTGCTGCCGGGGCCTGGAAGATGGAGAAAAACCTCCAGCAAAAGCAGGAACAGGAGGAGCAAATGGAGGAAGAACAGCAGATCGAAGAAGTACGCAGTCCGGAAAGTGTGATCAGTTTGCTTCAGGTGGATCCTATCGAATTCGAGTTCGGCTACGGACTTATCCCTCTTGCGGATACTTCCCAAGGAGGAGATCTGCTTGATCGCATTATCCTGATCCGCAGGCAATGTGCTCTTGAGCTCGGTATAGTCGTACCAGTTATCCGGATACGTGACAATATCCAGCTGAAGCCTAACGAATATATCATCAAAATAAAAGGCAATATCATCGCAAAAGGCGAACTTTTGCTTAATCATTATCTGGCGATGAGTCCTGGTGTAGATGATGAAACGGTATCCGGTATCGAAACGACGGAGCCTGCATTTGGCTTGCCGGCTTTATGGATTGACGAGCCAACCAAAGAACGGGCGGAATTGTCCGGTTATACGGTAGTGGATCCGCCTTCTGTTGTAGCAACCCACTTGACAGAAGTTATTAAAAAACATGCCCACGAACTCATCGGCCGTCAAGAAACAAAGACACTTATCGAAAATGTGAAAGAAACTTATCCGGCTCTTGTGGATGATTTGATCCCGAATGTGCTCACTATTGGCGATGTACAAAAGGTGCTGGCCAACTTGCTTAAGGAAAAGGTTTCTGTCCGTGACCTGGTTACGATTTTGGAATCCCTGGCCGATTATGGCGCCTATACGAAAGATCCGGATATTTTGACGGAGTACGTAAGGCAGGCCCTGTCCAGACAGATTACCCAACAGTATGCAAGTCAGGAAGACGCTTTGCGGGTCATTACTGTAGGCCCTGCCATGGAGAAGAAAATTGCAGAGTCGGTACAGCAGACCGAGCAAGGTTCTTATCTGGCTTTAGACCCTTCGTCATCCCAGATTATTTTTCATAAGCTTAATGAACAGATTAGCAAAATGGTTCATTCCGGGCATCAGCCCATTATTCTAACCTCACCAACAATCCGCATGTATGTGAAACAACTGCTGGAACGCACAATGCAGGAAATCCCTGTACTGTCCTACAGTGAATTGGAGCCTAATGTGGAAATTCAAAGTGTAGGGGTTGTGAACTTATGA